The window ATTCCGATCCATACCGCGCGCGCGCTGGCGTCCCACTGGTTGCAGTGCGGCTTGATTCAAGCTTCCGGCGATCCGTCGCTCCGCGAACCTGTCGCCGATCTCGGCCTCGACGCGATTCTGGCCGACCCCTTGAATCCCGTGGAACTCGAACTCGACTCTAAGGTGGAGTTCCCGCCGGAGCCCGTCGCCGAGGCCCCGGTTGCGGCGCCGGCCCGCAAGAGCACCGAGGTTTCGTCCTGGCCGCCTCGGCTCATGGGGCTTGCTCTGTTCGTAGCCGCGCTCTGGGTGCTGGTGACCTTCCCGGGACGGCTGCTGCTTCCGTTTCCTTGGCAGGGCGGGCTGCGCGAGGCGTTCGACGGCGAACGCGAGCGCCTCTCGGTCCACAAGATCGAGCGCGCGGCAACCTCGTTCTTTCTTCTGGAAGGCCGCTACCCGGAAGATCTTTCCCTGCTGGTCGCCGATCGCCTGCTCTCGCCCGAGGCGGTATCCGACCCGAAAGGCCGGCGCTTCGTCTTCTCGGCGGGGCCAGCGAGCTACGTTGTTCAGAAGGTCTTGAGCGACGACGGGGTCGACGGTGGCTGGTCGGGCGCCATCGCCGACAATTTCTTGCTCGATCCCCAGTTCCTGGTGGCGGAAACCGCCTCCGAGCCTCCTCTCGTGCTTCTGGACTGAGATCGGGAATAGAATCTAAGCGCAGATCTGTTAGATTTATAGAGCGCGGGCCCTGACTGGCCGCGACTAAGATTTGCACGTTGAACAGTGAACCGGCGCGGCGACTCACGCCGCGGCGCGTTTCACCAGGAGGTAAGGAAAGTTGAGCAAGATTATCGGGATTGACCTAGGAACTACGAACTCGGTCGTGGCCGTAATGGAGGGCTCGGAAACGAAGGTGATTCCGAACTCCGAGGGTAACCGCACCACGCCTTCGGTCGTGGCCTTTACCGACAGCGGCGAGCGGTTGGTCGGCCAGGTGGCCAAGCGACAGGCGGTGACCAACCCCAAGAAGACGGTCTATTCGATCAAGCGCTTCATGGGTCGCCGGTTCGACGAGATCAGCGAGGAGCTGAAGATGGTCCCGTTCGAGGTGACCCAGGCCGAGGGTGGCCTGCGAGTCGTCATTGACGACAAGAGGTACTCGCCCGAGGAGATTTCGGCGATGACATTGCAGAAGCTCCGCCAGGCGGCCGAAGACTACTTGGGCGAAAAAGTCGAGAAAGCCGTGATCACGGTGCCGGCCTACTTCAACGACGCCCAGCGGCAGGCTACGAAAGACGCCGGCAAGATTGCCGGTCTTCAGGTCGAGCGATTGGTCAACGAGCCGACCGCCGCGGCGCTCGCCTACGGCCTCGACAAGAAGAAGGACGAGATCATAGCGGTCTACGATTTCGGAGGCGGTACTTTCGATATTTCCATTCTGGAAGTGGGCGACGGCGTCGTGGAGGTGAAGGCGACCAATGGCGACACCCACCTGGGTGGCGACAACATCGACCAGAAAGTCATCGATTGGCTATTGGAGGAGTTCAAGCGCGACCAGGGCATCGACCTGGCCCAGGATCCGATGGCGGTTCAGCGCCTGAAGGAGGCCGCAGAGAAAGCGAAGATCGAGCTTTCGAGCGCTCAGGAGACCGAGATCAACTTGCCGTTCATCACCGCGGACGCCTCCGGGCCCAAGCACCTCAATCTCAAGCTGAAGCGATCCAAGTTCGAGCAGCTGGTGGAGGACATCATCAAGCGCTCGATCGCGCCCTGCAAACAGGCGCTCAAGGACGCCGGAGTCGACGCCGGCGCCATCGAAGAGGTAGTGCTCGTCGGCGGACAGACTCGCATGCCCGCCATCCAAAAGCTAGTGGCCGAAGTCTTCGGCAAGGAGCCGCATCGGGGCGTCAACCCCGACGAGGTAGTCGCGATCGGTGCCGCGATTCAAGGTGGCGTGCTGCGCGGCGACGTCAAGGACATGCTGCTGCTGGACGTGACGCCTCTTTCGCTGGGGATCGAGACCCTGGGCGGCGTTTTCACCAAGCTGATCGATCGCAACACGACGATCCCCACCAAGAAGAGCGAAGTGTTTTCGACCGCGGCCGAGAATCAGACCTCGGTCGAGGTCAACGTGCTTCAGGGCGAGCGCGAGATGTCGAAGAACAACCGAACTCTCGGGCGCTTTCACCTGGTCGGCATCCCACCGGCACCGCGCGGTGTACCCCAGGTCGAGGTGACGTTCGACATCGACGCCAACGGGATTCTCAATGTGTCCGCCAAGGATCTGGGTACCGGTAAAGAGCAGAAGATCACGATCACGGGCTCGAGTGGCCTCAAGGAAGAAGAAATCGAGCAGATGGTCGGCGATGCCGAGGTGCACGCCGAAGAGGACAAGGACCGGCGCAAGAAGGTCGAGGCACACAACCAGCTCGACCAGCTCGTCTACAGCACAGAGAAGATCTACGAGGAGCACAAGGAAAGCCTGAGCGCCGAGGACAAGGGCGAGCTCGAGTCGGCACTCGAGACCGCGAAGAAGGCGCTCGAGGCGGACAGTCTTGCCGACCTCGAGCAAGCGAACCAGGCGCTGACCCAGGCCTCCCACAAGGTGGCCGAGGCGATGTACAAGCAGAAGGAGGCCGAACAGCCGGGCTCGGCAGACGGCGACGGAAAAGGCACCGAGCAGTCGCCGGGACATTCGGAGGATGAAGTGGTGGACGCCGAGTACGTGGACGTCGACGACCAGGCCAGCTGACCTCCACCACGGGCGGTCAAGGACACCAGGCGTGAGCTCCAAGCCTCATCTCGATCGGTTGCGTCTGCTTCGGCGCCAGCTCGGGTCGCTGCTCGACCAAGAGCTCGTCCCGGGGCGAATCGACGCCGCGAGTGCCGACACCCCGGGTGCCTGGCTACCGACCGCGGACGTCCTCGAAACGGTCGACGCCTATGAAGTCACCGCCGAGCTCCCCGGCGTTCTTCGTGAGGACATCGAGCTCCGGATCGTCGGCGACAAGCTCGAGCTGCTGGGCTTGCGCCGGGCGCCCGTCGCGTCGGGGAGCTTTCAGCGCATGGAGGGCCGCTACGGTCCGTTCCACAGGGTTCTGGCTCTTGGCGCCGACGCGGACGAGGACGATATCGAAGCGCGGCTCGAACAGGGAGTGCTCTCGGTTCGAGTCACAAAGAAGACATCGGGGGTAGTTCGGCGAGAGATTGCTGTCGATTGGGAGGACGGCGATGCCTAGGCAGTCGACGCGCAGACGCTACCTGATGATCTCCGCGGTTGCCGAGCGCTTCGAGATTCACCCGCAGACGTTGCGCCTCTACGAGCGGGAAGGGCTCATCCAGCCGCGTCGTAGTGCCGGCAATACTCGACTGTATGACGAGGAGACGCTGGAGCGCCTGCGGACGATTCTGACCTTGACGCGGGACCTGGGAGTCAATCTCGCCGGCGTCGAAGTGGTGCTCAACATGCGCGAGCAGCTGGAGTCGATGAAGTCGGAAATGGACGAGCTGTTGGAGACGCTGAAGCGCGAAATGGCGGCGAAACGCCTTGGGGTAGAGCGCCGCTACGCGCTCGAGAAGTACGGCGGCGGCCCGCCCTCGAGGACTTGAACGCCGGACAGAAACGATCGTCGGTGCGGGTCCTCAGAGCCTCCTGAGCGGGTCGGCGGGCGTGCTACGATGCCCTCTATGCCGACTGGAGGGGTCCGCACGGAGACCTGCACCGAATGCGGAGGAAGGGGATGGATCGTGCGGAACGACGGAGGCGCCGGCGCTGCAGCGCCGTGCGAGTGCCAGAAGGACGCCTTGGCCCCCCGTTTGTTGGCATCGGCGGGGATTCCGGATCGCTATCTCGCGTGTACCTTGGCCAACTTCAAGATCGACGAGCAAAACCGACTTCTGGAAGCGCGCGAGCTCTGTTCTCGCTACATCGACAATTTTGTCACCGAGAACGGTCGATTCGCCGAGGCCGGGTTGCTGTTCGTCGGGCCGCCCGGCGTCGGCAAGACCCATCTCGCGGTCTCGGTTCTCAAGGAGCTCATCACCCGTTATCGCGTGCGCGGCCGTTTCGAGGACTTCACCTCGCTGATTCATCGGATCCAGGCCACGTTCGAGCCGGGTACCGTCGATTCCAAGAACGCTATCTTGCGACGTGCCACCGAGGCCGAGCTTTTGGTGCTGGACGAGTTGGGCGCTCAGAAGCCGTCGGCGTGGGTTTCCGAGATCCTCTACCTGGTCATCAATACGCGGTACAGCCGGCGTCTGCCCACGATCTTCACGACCAATCTGCGACTGGAGGCTCCCGGTGCGGACGCGCCGCTCGATCGGGAGCGTTCGGCGCCCCCGGACGACCCCTTATCCTGGAGGGTTCCGACTCGGCTGGTCAGCCGGCTCTATGAAATGGCGAGACCGATCTCTATCGATGCCGTCGACTTTCGCCATCAAGTCAAGAGGCACCAGCATGCCTTCTGAGCCGAGCCGTTAGATGTCGCTGTCGGCGGTCGATTCGATTCAGCATGGCTTGCTGAATCTGCGAGCCAACTGGCAACTGGTTGTCGTGCAGTTCCTGCAGACCCTGGTAGTGACGGTCGTTTCGATCCTGGGTCTCGTGCCGATCGTGTTCGCGCTGGGCTTTACCTTCCTGCGGGGCGCGCTGGAACGTTTCGACTCGGGGGGAGGAACCGAGCTTCTCGAGCGCCTGCTCGAGGCCGGCGTGCCACTGATTGTCGCGTTCCTGGCGACGACCCTGATCTGGACGATCGCTTTCGTCGTCTACTGCTATTTCCAGGGCGGCATCTTCGGGGTCCTCGCGGTCGGAGAACGCCAGACTCGGTCGGGGAGTGCCCGCTGGCAGAGCTATCGCGCGTTCTCGCACACTGCCCTCTTTGAATCGGCGGAGAGGTTGACCTGGCCGATCTTCTGGCTGGTGAACTTGTTTCTGATCATTGGGCTGGCGGCGTTGACGGCGACCGCGCTCGTCTTCGCGGGTTTCGTCGTGCTGCTCGGTCAGGGGCACGAAGCGGTTCAGATCGGCATTGGATGCCTGGCGTTGCTCCTGCTGGCGCTGGTCATGGTGTTCCTGTCGGTTTGGATGCAGCTGGCGCTGGCCGAGCTTGCCTCGGGCACGCGAGGCGTCCTTGCGGCGGCCAAGACGGCTCTGGCGACCGCGGGCCGGCGGCTCCCGGCCGTGGCGTTGCTGTTCTTGCTCCTGTTTGTGGCTTCGATCGTCATGGCGATCGTGTTCATGCCGGTGTCGATGGTGCTCGAGTTCGGCCTGAGAGACCAGATGGGCGCGTACCTCACGGCGCAGGCGCTCGTCTCTCTGGCGCAGTGGCTGGTGAGCGGCATGCTGACGGTGGCCTGGTCGGCGACGTGTGTCGCTCTGGTCACGGGTGAGCACGGGGTGGCGGCGTGATGCGAGTCTCACGGAGATCGTTGCAGCTCCTGGCCGGTGTCGTCGTGCTTGCCTGTGCGCGCGCGCTCCTTCCCGTCGAGCCTTCGCTCCCGGCCGCGATCGGGTCCGAGGAGGCGACTACGCCGTCGCGCTCGGCCCCAGCGGCTCGAACGCTCCCCACGATTCCGCGTGTTGTGCGCGTTGGGCTGCTCACCGACCAGGAATCGATCGAGCTTCCGTGCTGTGGAGCCGACATCATCGCGATTGTTGGTGCACGGACCCTGGTGGCGGCCGAGACCATTGTGGTACGACCCGCGGTCAAGCATCGCGGGGCAGGTCTGTTTCGGCTGCAGATCGCGGCCTTGCGCGATGAGGAGCAAGCCTTGCAGCTGGCCCGGACGGTCGAGGCCACGATGAAGGAACCGAGCAGCGTCGTATTCGACGCCGGTACCGGCCTTTACCGGATACGCGCGGGAAAGTACGGCGATCGCGAAACCGCCGAGACCGCGAGGTTGCGGTTCAATCAGAACAACTTTCACGACGTCTGGGTGGCGAGCGAGCAGGAAGCGCTAGTCAACCCGGGGCTCAAGGTGCAACGGGGAGATCGTGCCTGGGTCGTTCCGGCCCGGTGGCTGCGCGTGCGGTCGATGTCGGGCCGCGGAATCGCAATGGCGGAGCGCACCTATCGCGGCGATCTACTGGTGTACGTCAACGATCGTGGAACACTCAATCTGGTCAACGAGGTCAGCCTTGACGACTACCTGCGCGGCGTAGTGCCGCGCGAG is drawn from bacterium and contains these coding sequences:
- a CDS encoding DUF4388 domain-containing protein; translation: MEGTLENKALVNALRKLQRERATGILTVQGEDEIIAFSLLEGTVVSADALNQSLEDGLGEVLIRESLIDGEDFAGLVAEYQAGGGRVTELLLERSYLTREQLLGALRRLTYRLSRQALTWKHGEYRFYQGDDVAYETGIIPLGIDELLVRATDDLETAGPFGGHVVLPEQVYESVLGTGSDGALPNEVLEEERPEAETLYRGLDGQRTVARIAEEVEIPIHTARALASHWLQCGLIQASGDPSLREPVADLGLDAILADPLNPVELELDSKVEFPPEPVAEAPVAAPARKSTEVSSWPPRLMGLALFVAALWVLVTFPGRLLLPFPWQGGLREAFDGERERLSVHKIERAATSFFLLEGRYPEDLSLLVADRLLSPEAVSDPKGRRFVFSAGPASYVVQKVLSDDGVDGGWSGAIADNFLLDPQFLVAETASEPPLVLLD
- the dnaK gene encoding molecular chaperone DnaK, translating into MSKIIGIDLGTTNSVVAVMEGSETKVIPNSEGNRTTPSVVAFTDSGERLVGQVAKRQAVTNPKKTVYSIKRFMGRRFDEISEELKMVPFEVTQAEGGLRVVIDDKRYSPEEISAMTLQKLRQAAEDYLGEKVEKAVITVPAYFNDAQRQATKDAGKIAGLQVERLVNEPTAAALAYGLDKKKDEIIAVYDFGGGTFDISILEVGDGVVEVKATNGDTHLGGDNIDQKVIDWLLEEFKRDQGIDLAQDPMAVQRLKEAAEKAKIELSSAQETEINLPFITADASGPKHLNLKLKRSKFEQLVEDIIKRSIAPCKQALKDAGVDAGAIEEVVLVGGQTRMPAIQKLVAEVFGKEPHRGVNPDEVVAIGAAIQGGVLRGDVKDMLLLDVTPLSLGIETLGGVFTKLIDRNTTIPTKKSEVFSTAAENQTSVEVNVLQGEREMSKNNRTLGRFHLVGIPPAPRGVPQVEVTFDIDANGILNVSAKDLGTGKEQKITITGSSGLKEEEIEQMVGDAEVHAEEDKDRRKKVEAHNQLDQLVYSTEKIYEEHKESLSAEDKGELESALETAKKALEADSLADLEQANQALTQASHKVAEAMYKQKEAEQPGSADGDGKGTEQSPGHSEDEVVDAEYVDVDDQAS
- a CDS encoding Hsp20/alpha crystallin family protein encodes the protein MSSKPHLDRLRLLRRQLGSLLDQELVPGRIDAASADTPGAWLPTADVLETVDAYEVTAELPGVLREDIELRIVGDKLELLGLRRAPVASGSFQRMEGRYGPFHRVLALGADADEDDIEARLEQGVLSVRVTKKTSGVVRREIAVDWEDGDA
- a CDS encoding MerR family transcriptional regulator, which codes for MPRQSTRRRYLMISAVAERFEIHPQTLRLYEREGLIQPRRSAGNTRLYDEETLERLRTILTLTRDLGVNLAGVEVVLNMREQLESMKSEMDELLETLKREMAAKRLGVERRYALEKYGGGPPSRT
- a CDS encoding ATP-binding protein; the encoded protein is MAPRLLASAGIPDRYLACTLANFKIDEQNRLLEARELCSRYIDNFVTENGRFAEAGLLFVGPPGVGKTHLAVSVLKELITRYRVRGRFEDFTSLIHRIQATFEPGTVDSKNAILRRATEAELLVLDELGAQKPSAWVSEILYLVINTRYSRRLPTIFTTNLRLEAPGADAPLDRERSAPPDDPLSWRVPTRLVSRLYEMARPISIDAVDFRHQVKRHQHAF